From a region of the Anaerolineae bacterium genome:
- a CDS encoding peptidoglycan binding domain-containing protein, with protein MAFLQDRKPVARFSPIQDAAQVAAPPARASLALPILLLLASLLLSVCMGLVAYFELQYRGRIYPGVRVEPLDLGGKTPAEARQALAALYANASPWWPILTFGDKVWIPSQADLGIQVDLDSAVEEAYRVGRRQDVLRSLAEQWRAFREGYTIRPAARLEPAQARRYLSTIAREVNRPVREATLRVTETRVEIIPSQVGYEVDEAATLELLAERVRNWQGGELPLVVREVQPLITNLEGLAERVQRILSAPLVLVGPADQNPNRWVLTPQELADMLVLEQRVESDGSVAGVAVLSEPALTQRVEAIAEEVNRPPIEGKIDYNLNTRQLVVLQPSQAGYRLDVARTVQLIQEHALSQMREIPLPVEVIT; from the coding sequence ATGGCCTTTTTGCAGGACAGGAAGCCGGTCGCACGTTTTTCCCCTATACAGGACGCGGCCCAGGTGGCCGCACCGCCGGCGCGCGCCTCGCTGGCGCTCCCTATACTGCTCCTGCTTGCCAGCCTGCTCCTGTCCGTGTGTATGGGCCTGGTGGCATATTTCGAGCTCCAATACCGCGGCCGCATCTACCCGGGCGTGCGGGTGGAACCGCTGGATCTGGGAGGGAAGACGCCGGCGGAGGCCCGTCAAGCCCTCGCGGCCCTCTACGCCAACGCCTCCCCCTGGTGGCCTATCCTGACCTTCGGCGACAAGGTCTGGATCCCCAGTCAGGCGGACCTCGGCATTCAGGTGGACCTGGACAGCGCTGTGGAAGAGGCATATCGGGTCGGGCGGAGACAAGACGTACTGCGCTCCCTGGCGGAGCAGTGGCGCGCCTTCCGGGAGGGCTATACCATCCGGCCGGCGGCGCGCCTGGAGCCGGCGCAAGCCCGCCGCTATCTCAGCACTATCGCCCGAGAGGTCAACCGCCCAGTGCGGGAGGCCACCCTGCGGGTGACCGAAACTCGCGTCGAAATCATCCCCAGCCAGGTCGGCTACGAGGTGGACGAGGCGGCCACCCTGGAGCTTCTAGCGGAGCGCGTCCGCAACTGGCAGGGGGGCGAACTGCCCCTGGTTGTGCGAGAGGTACAGCCGCTCATCACGAATCTGGAGGGGCTGGCGGAGCGGGTACAGCGCATCCTTTCCGCGCCGCTGGTGCTCGTAGGGCCGGCGGACCAGAACCCCAACCGCTGGGTGCTCACGCCGCAGGAGCTGGCCGACATGCTGGTGCTGGAACAGCGTGTGGAGAGCGATGGGAGCGTGGCCGGCGTGGCGGTGCTCTCGGAGCCGGCGCTGACCCAGCGGGTTGAGGCCATCGCCGAAGAGGTCAACCGCCCACCGATCGAGGGGAAGATCGACTACAACCTGAACACCCGGCAGTTGGTGGTGCTCCAGCCCAGCCAGGCCGGCTACCGCCTGGATGTGGCGCGCACGGTTCAGCTCATCCAGGAGCATGCCCTCAGCCAGATGCGCGAAATCCCCCTGCCGGTGGAGGTCATCACC